Genomic window (Alligator mississippiensis isolate rAllMis1 chromosome 4, rAllMis1, whole genome shotgun sequence):
TGACGGgaaaaggatagcttgattagtggaacatcaagatcattaaaaaggagagatcaTTTCTACCTGTTGTGAAGAGCAATTAGCAGGAGAGTCTAATAAGCGATAGactcaattgactccctcagtggtgctgaatagaaatgccactgctgctattcCAAGCCAAAAATcaacttccctgcttaaaacACATGCCTCAGTTTTGGAAGGCTGTTCTTTGAGGAAAGGGGGGGGGTGCGTGTGTGGGTGTGATGctagtaaatatggtatactGATTGTGTACAGGTATGCAACACAGATTTGTTTGTATCTCTCAAATTAGATGGACAAAGAAAGGAAGATCCAGTACAGGATAGCAGACTCCAGGAGAAAGCTATCCATGTGGGGAAGATTCAGAAACAGTTTGAAACAACTTCATCTCAGGTTGTACTTGAAAATGTAAAAGCATCTATCACACAGCATATGCTAATTTTGGTGTTGGAGACTGTCTGCGGCTTAGAAGACGATGACTTCAGCGTGGAAAGGATACCTGAAATAGATGTTGCCGTAGTTACCTTCGTAAAAAGTATTGGTAAGACAAAACACACGCTGCCAGTTATTTTCACAAATGTTTTAAAAGGTAGCTTTAACAGTTTAAATCAGTCCCACCAAATAAATTTTGAATACTGAATTAGGATTTAAATTGACTGCAGTTGCAGGAGAGAGATGTAGGTCATATTGTGGGTAGCTCCCTGTAGACATCTGCTTGGCATGTATGTGAGTCAACAAGATAGTCAACATTTTAGACTCTAGAAAGAATCTgatggaaaagaaaacagaaaatattatcCTCCATGCTTTTTAAAATGATGGTGACTTCACATTGAATACCGTATCTATTCTGGTCACCCCATCTTAGAGGCAAATGTAAGTGGATCAGTTCCAgtggtggatttttaaaattatgatgGTAGATCTATAGAAAGACTTCAAAATGATAAGAGATTAAGATTAGAAGCACTTTGTTTCAAACAGAAGGTATGTATAAGAGGAATTGAGTCAGAGAGACTGCAAATATAGaagataaatgtttttttttatctatttatCTTCTCTTTACCTATTAATCTTTGATTATGTTACAAGAATGAAGGGTCAGCCAGCAAAACTGAAAGACATCTAATTTAAAACTGATTACAAGAAATATGTTGTTATACAATGCGTAAGTAGCTAAGGAACAAAACTTGTGCAATTAACACTAGGAAACTTCCCCAGCATGGAAAATGGTTTCACTGAATGCATACATCGAACCAAACCACATTCAGCAGCATTCTAGAAATCACACTCGAGCATTACAATAGTGCCGTAAAAATGTTGAGTTATTAACTTTTCTGCTTTCAGATATCACAGCGTTTGTGCATAAATGTACCCAACACAAGAGGACCCAGGAATTAAACATTACTGCCAGGCCTCTTGAATTGACACGGAGCATCAAGGCTGAAAATGTGCCACCTGCTGTTTCTAAAGCTTATCTCACAGTCTACTTTGAAAGCCCAAAGAGAGGAGGTGGGCCAGTATCAGATGTTCAGCAGTTACCTGAGGAGAATTCAGCTATCATTACTTTTTGTGATCGTAAAGGTAATACTGTATCATCTGCAGAACTTATTCTTACTAACAAATGAACATGATActctaaaaaaaaatggttaaccGTCATAGGGGGTTGGAAGTAGGTTCCTGTACTTGGAAACCTTGATTTGGTATCACAGAAGCAGGGTACCTAGGCCACGTTCCAGCAGATGCTTAGTGGTTTCCAGAGACTGCAGTACAACCTCCACTCAACATTGGCCACACTAAAAGAGCTTCATTATCTCTCAGGATTTGGCTGCGTTCCTTGCCATCATATGCAACTCTGACCAGAGCTGCTcgctgctgggtggcagcacccaTGCAAGCTATGAGCACCCCAGGGGTCCCTACCTGCTGCCGTCACCAccactggtggtgggggctgtgccccatgGTGGGGGATGGGTTGGGGGGTCTTCACAtccacacactgcccacccaagctccacacTCCTGCAACCCCCCTGGGTGCGGGCAGCCCCaagcccatgctccctgcccctgcccaactgCTGCTCCACGCCCCCCAACACAGCTCCCCCCAcgcctgctgcttccctacctcctGCCTGGAATGAGCACTGCAACAGGGAGATGTGGAGCTGCTGGACGCCAGGGAAGCTAAGCCGGTCCCCCCATCAGCTGcggcagtggcaacagcaaccCCActtggaagctgcatgctggctgggtcAGGTCCTTCTGTGCGTGAGGTTaggagtgaggtgcactggctgggcagcgtACACTTAATTGGTGGGCGCCCGCAGACCAGATTAAATTGCCTGATGGGCTGGAATTGGCCCACAGATTGGATTTTGTGCACCCtggcttaaatgcacatgtagatggtgacgtctggcttagtttactctggctcaagtTGTGCCATAGTTGATTCAGTCGCatttattgcacatgtagacacacccgaCAGGTAACAATCTTTCCTTTGTGTCATGAAACCAATGCCTCATCATGGTATTAGGGCCGCCTCCATTAAAGAACTTCATATATTAAGAGTCTTAGgctttcagaatattttttttattttgattgaaGGCCTCTGCTAggggattgattttttttttttctcctaacacTTTCAGTATTTGCTGAAAATGTATAATTATGTTACACATTCATATGCATCTTGGCTCAAGGTGATGTAGATATTGGATTCTAACTTTGTATTTTTCTCTccagtatttttcatttttaaaattgcaGAAGAGTGCCCCAAAACTGACACCCCTTTTTGACGGATGCTATATCCATAGACTGATTAATGAGAATAAGAAACATTTACTCATACTTTTGAAATGGCACTGTGCTTGGTGCATCTGTCAGTTAGGCATTATCCTAAGGCATAATTGTGAAGATGAATGTATGCGTGAATGTATACATCAGAACAAGGTGATAGTAGAGAACAAACAGAACTTTCCTTCAGTCCCAAAACAGTGTTTAGGGAAGCATAAAGCCAAAAAAATAGCCCTTCTAAAGCCACAGGCATATTATTGCTTAGTCTATGAATGTTAAATTCTGCTTAATTTATTTGAAGTGAAATTCTTTGTATATTTTAACTTTTAGATTTCAGTGCTGTGTTGAACAAGCAGCATTTCCTTGATGAAACACCAATTTCCGTGTATCCATACTACAGGTCTTTGGGTACAGCTTTATATGGGAAGGACAGACCTGTAGTAGAGATGCCAAAACCAATCACAATCGCAGTGGATCCTTACCTCTGGCAGTTTTTACAGAAATCTGACAGACTACTCCAGAACATAAGCCAAGACATGGCAAGATGCCACTGTGACCTAAAATGGCCCCAAACCGAAAGTGCCCAGCCTGAAATTACGTTGTCTCCATTAGTGGCGTTGTCCAAACAAAGAAGATTGATGGTTGAGGTGATCCCGACTTGGAACAAAGATGCTACCACTGCTTTCTCACGTATTGTGTCACAGTACAAGGTTGCTAAGTGTCACGTAAGTTCAGTAGTTTGGGAAGATATAAAAGAGAAAGTAATGAAGGATGGTGTTTTGACCACCGCTGATATTTCTGAGGAGATGGTGGTCATAGCAGGCCACAAGTTGACTGTGGAGGGTATGGAAAAAGAGCTGAGAGAATGTATGGAAAAGGCTatcaaagaaatggaaaaaggaaagcaaagttTAGAGACAACCATTACAGTTGACCCAAAGAAGTATGCAATTCTGTGCAATTCTAAGCTCGAGGCGAGTATTTGTAAGGAATACCCATCTCTGAAGATGTCTTACAGCGCTCCGACAAagaaaatcagcctgtgtggaATAGCTGCAGAAGTGTATAAGGTCAAAAGTGACATACTTGAAAAGGTGCAGAATATGGCACAGAAACCAATTAGGATTCACCCTCAGATTTTCCAGTTCCTGCAGCACGTAAATAATGAAACACTGTCGCAGAATTTATTTGTGGCAAATAAAATTAATGCCATTTATGAGCTGGCGAATGATACGGTGGTGCTAATAGGAGACTCCCTTGCAAATCTGTTAGAAGCAGAAGAGAAAATGAAGACAGATTTAGACTGGAAAGGCATTCCTGTGGAGGACAGAGAAGTCATCCAAAAAGCAGAATGGAAGAGACTCACAAGCTCTCTGTGTAGGAAACATAATTCTTCGGGGGAAACTGTTGTAGTTGATTTCCTGATGCCTGAAGGGAAAGAGGGGCAAGTAGTTGTCATTGGCTACTCTAAGGCTGTCTCAGATGTCTATCTGGCACTTTCTGATTTTGTAGATAGAAACACAAAAGTAGAAAAACTAATCCAAGCTCAGTCTGTGGCAGTTGTAAAGTTCCTAGAGAAGGAAAACTCGAATATTTGGCTTGACCTACAGAAGAAAAATGTGACAGTGAATTTTGGCTCAAAGTCTTCACCTAAAAGTATTTCCCTGGCCGGACCAAGAGTGGACGTGGTGAAAGGGGTGACCGTAGTTGAACAAATTCTATCCACACTGTATGCAAAAGATGTGTTAATCGATAAACCAGGGGCCAAGGCATTTTTCAGAGACAAAGAGTATGTGTACGTCACTGAGGCCAAACAAAAGTTTAAGTGTTTGATCCGGCTGCAAGAAGACGGAGAGCAAGAAGAAGCTGGCGCGGTTGGCAATGTTAAGACAGGACCGCCCCTTTGGAAAACAAACCTGCCAAATGGGGTGGCGGTGGCAGTGTGTAGAGGCAACTTGTGCAGTTATTCTGTTGATGTTGTGGTGAATGCATCAAACGAAGACTTAAAGCACCTTGGTGGCCTTGCCGGGGCGCTTTTAGCAGCTGCAGGGCCAGACCTCCAGACAGAATGCGACTACTTTGTGAGACAGCACGGGCGTTTGCAGCCTGGGTGTGCGGTGATTACAGGGGCTGGGCAACTCCCTTGCAAACAGGTGGTTCACGCTGTTGGTCCCAGGTGGGTGCAGGGTGAAGCAGAAAAGTGCGTGCGCCTGTTAAAAAAAGCCGTTAAGGAAAGTCTAAGATTGGCTGAAACCTACAATCATCGCTCCATAGCGATTCCTGCCATCAGCTCGGGAATTTTTGGATTCCCGTTAGAAAGGTGCGTACATTCAATTGCAACATCCATCAAGGACTTCTTGGAAGAGTCTGTCGGGGACAGCTCGCTGAAGGAGATTTATCTCGTAGACTCCTCGGAGAAAACAGGTCAGGCTCTCACTAAGGCTTTCAAAGAAGTGTTCAGCAATAAATCACCCCAACCCAATTCACCTGCCCTTTCCAAAACAAGCCAACCGCCCAGAGAAAGCAGAAATATTCAGAGCGCAGAGGATCACCATAGGGTCAGAACAAAGGAAGGTCTGAACATCATCCTGAAGGAAAAGGACATTCGGGATGCTGCAGTAAGTGTTTTCGTTTTCCAGACATCATTTAattttatgagattttttttttgctttccagaTTTAAACAGAAAATGAGAAAACAGTAGTCTGATCTGGGAACTGAGTCTCCCGTAATGATGCATACACAGTGTGCTAATTAAATAGGTAAACAGAGAGACAAGTCACAAAGTTCACAGCTCGATCCGAATCCTTGGTCATGGGGGTTTGGACTGTAGCTTTCATTCAATTCCCAATAAAGAAAAGCCCAGGTACAAACTGCTCCTGGCTTCCAGGTCGCAAATGTAACTACCACAGATGTCAGGATGTTTGAATCTAGATTCATGAACCGCCATTCGTTCCCTTTGTTCCTACTACCAAGTctcacatgggctgcgagcagtTTCTCTCCTCTCTCATCGCGCTGATCTGTGAGGTATCCAGCTTGTAGGATTTACCATTCTTTGAAAAAGCAACACCTGAACTAGGTGCTTGATTTGTCTTTGCTGAAGATAAGAGCTGATGACATCTCTGTTTCCACCACGCTCCGCTTATCTAGAGCACATCAGTCTGCTTTAGCTGGACTAACATCGTCTAATTCGGTGTGACTCCACTTACTGCTTAGGCCgtgtttttttccttcaagatTTTGTGGGGGGTTTAGTGCTTAAAGTGCTCAGTTTTTAGTatatttcagtgattttttttttcttgaccatTGAAAGTCCTCTCAAAGACTTGCTCTGCCCCTTTATAGAGCACAAGTATATCTCTGGGTAGAACCGACTGCTTTTCTTGACCCTTGTGGAGCCCTGTTACTGAAGGAGACCGATCCCCCTTTAAAAATGCCTCTTCTAATATTATAAGGGAACTTGAAGAAAAAGTCTGGGTTTTTCTCTTAATTGAGTTTTCATGATGCAAAAAATCCTCCATCCTAGTTTTGTAGCTGAGATACTGCTTTTCTAAacatcccaccccacctccactaGGGAGAGGAAGGAAAACGGTGTTAGTTATAGGTGCGTGTGACATCTCTGGGGCTGAAAGCGGACATTGCCTTTTGCCGTCACAACATTTTTTTCTGGCAGGACAAAGCCCAAGAAAGCAGACATCTGTGCCCCTTCCCATGTGAGAAGTTAATCAGGTGCACAAGTACCTGCCTGCAACTTGTATTTGTTTCTCTgtcttgcagctgctgcttctgcttagGACGTGCCATGCAAAGGAGAAGCTGTATAGCAGCATTTCTTTCTAGAGGAAGTTAGGAAATGTTTCCAGGAATGGAGAGCATCAAAATGTGGGATAACCACGATGCCATAACTAGGGGCCCACCTAAATTGCAGAAGAAGTTCACGCCACAGCAGCACCTTTTAATCTCACTCTTTTTGCCATGCAAACTGTGCTCCCCGCCCGTACCCTAACTCtaacccccccacacctccctgctgctCAGTGGCCAAGATGCAAAAACCATGGCATGCACCTTGGCTACTCAAcggctgggggagaaggagggaaggaggaggggcacGATGAAAAGTGTGAGTTTAAGGGTGCTGCTGCGCCACGAGCTTCCACCACGATGTAGGTAGGTCCCTATCCTTAACAGAGGAAATCCCCTGGGTCTGTGTCATGCAGAATCCCCATTAAGAATCAAGTTCCTTTATGTTTCATGTTGAGTGGTACTGAGATAGCTTATTGGTGaatatttcaatttaaaatccTGTTATAAATATCgttttccttttgtttcagaCGGCTGTTATTGTAAGCAGCATTGGCACAGATCTGAGGCTTGGTGTGGGTCCACTTTCCAGAGCCTTGCTGAAAAAGGCTGGACCAGCCCTCCAGCTGGAGTTTGCTGAGAAAACAGAAGGACAAGTAGCTAATATAGGGACTGTGTTCCAAACAAATGGATATAATCTGCCCTGCAGTTTTCTGTTTCATGTTATTATTCCTACCTGGGATCAGGGGAAAGGAACTGCCTTGCAGGTAGCAAACTTTCTATGGCTTTTTCTCTGACTACTGATTTTGTATGAATGTGCTCCTTGTTAGACATGTAAACAGATTTAATGGGAATCCTGCACTAAATTTGCATGCTAGTACTTTACAGAGAATAGGTTGCATTTATTTGTTTGAcatagatttcattgacattCTCATCGATTTCAtagacctcgtaagatcatcgagtccagccccacgccccagggccaggaagtcagctggggtcataggatcccagcaagataaacgtccaaatatttcttgaaagtgtccagaataggtgcttgcaccacctctgtggggagtttattccaggccttgggggctcagacagtaaagaaatttttccttatgtccagccta
Coding sequences:
- the LOC102571335 gene encoding protein mono-ADP-ribosyltransferase PARP14, with product MAAEGCGARFAVVLEGAAGPAGLPRALRNKLLRYFQSARRSGGGECELRQRPGGQVLLCFADERVRQQVLQRKTHELDLGEEGKLTLVVKQLEAPSATQEDVSWKEGGPEQVLESASRSPEQDGQRKEDPVQDSRLQEKAIHVGKIQKQFETTSSQVVLENVKASITQHMLILVLETVCGLEDDDFSVERIPEIDVAVVTFVKSIDITAFVHKCTQHKRTQELNITARPLELTRSIKAENVPPAVSKAYLTVYFESPKRGGGPVSDVQQLPEENSAIITFCDRKDFSAVLNKQHFLDETPISVYPYYRSLGTALYGKDRPVVEMPKPITIAVDPYLWQFLQKSDRLLQNISQDMARCHCDLKWPQTESAQPEITLSPLVALSKQRRLMVEVIPTWNKDATTAFSRIVSQYKVAKCHVSSVVWEDIKEKVMKDGVLTTADISEEMVVIAGHKLTVEGMEKELRECMEKAIKEMEKGKQSLETTITVDPKKYAILCNSKLEASICKEYPSLKMSYSAPTKKISLCGIAAEVYKVKSDILEKVQNMAQKPIRIHPQIFQFLQHVNNETLSQNLFVANKINAIYELANDTVVLIGDSLANLLEAEEKMKTDLDWKGIPVEDREVIQKAEWKRLTSSLCRKHNSSGETVVVDFLMPEGKEGQVVVIGYSKAVSDVYLALSDFVDRNTKVEKLIQAQSVAVVKFLEKENSNIWLDLQKKNVTVNFGSKSSPKSISLAGPRVDVVKGVTVVEQILSTLYAKDVLIDKPGAKAFFRDKEYVYVTEAKQKFKCLIRLQEDGEQEEAGAVGNVKTGPPLWKTNLPNGVAVAVCRGNLCSYSVDVVVNASNEDLKHLGGLAGALLAAAGPDLQTECDYFVRQHGRLQPGCAVITGAGQLPCKQVVHAVGPRWVQGEAEKCVRLLKKAVKESLRLAETYNHRSIAIPAISSGIFGFPLERCVHSIATSIKDFLEESVGDSSLKEIYLVDSSEKTGQALTKAFKEVFSNKSPQPNSPALSKTSQPPRESRNIQSAEDHHRVRTKEGLNIILKEKDIRDAATAVIVSSIGTDLRLGVGPLSRALLKKAGPALQLEFAEKTEGQVANIGTVFQTNGYNLPCSFLFHVIIPTWDQGKGTALQSLGDIVQQCLKKTQELSLKSITFPAIGSGGFGFPKPIVAKLMFDEVFKFSSNHNLKSLQEVHFLLHPSDTDNIQAFTDELQSRLGGKRKAAPPNPTFFGQVSTPVLGVHEMQVGSITFKVATGDITKEKADAIVNVSNETFNSYSGVSKAILEAAGPLVIKECAQLGAQHHSGFITTQGGKLMCTNIIHLVPHNNIKGQVSKVLQECELKGYKSVTFPAIGTGNARQNPAQVADDMIDAIGNFASKKPVQHVKKIKIVLFQPHMQNDFYAAMQKRGGTGLAASESWYSRITSFFSGKKQLPRKKQDLVLKKKIELAVFQICGENRQNVEDTETWLKILIIKEQSEHNIKNELIETFSEAEFRKLNELQEKLHITIQVETNKCPSYIKVSGITRDVYDASLEIEKMIKRIKDDQEEQSKIELVHQIVVWKYSLPNGTFAAFDPLTNMQLEDAKAAKKPSVDIKVNRKKYTVDMNTLHATDEQGATVTIQRVSKLEDKQSIDLPKEWDDMQQERVKVVQLNQGLPEYQKVQMEFQKTCRSKISKIERIQNPFLWQQYQIKKLSVDNKNGNQNNERCLFHGTAHSSLNVINYNGFNRGFAGKNAAAIGNGTYFAVNANYSAMDTYSRPDMNGFKHMYLARVLTGQYCVGVAGMITPPSKNASDPTDLYDSVVDHVTSPSMFVIFNDIQAYPEYLITFRK